The stretch of DNA TTGAATGGAGTTCGCCGAAACAGAACGTGACGCTGCGACAAAGATTCTGCATAGCTCTAGGGCCTCTCGGGCGTGCAGCCGGCATACTCCGGTACCCCTTCGCCGGGATACAGCGATGCTGTGGACGAGTCGTTCATCCGACGCCGTTTGATGGCCGCTCTCTTCCTTCTTCTTCCGATTGATTTTCATCCCTCGGTTCAAGAGCTCATTTTCGAGACAAGCAGTAATCTGATCGCCCGCATCTCGATCATCGCCGGAGAATACAAAGTCGTCGGCTGAACGGCTGTAACCAAGCTTTAGGCTACCTGCCATTGAGGCGAGCAGCTGGTCGAGTCTCCAAAAGAAGATGTTAAGAGCATCGCCGCTAATAGGCGATCCTTGTGGGACCGCGCCTCTGTAGGTGAAAAGCAATACTAGAGCTTTGGACGTATCGTTGCGAAAACTTAGCGCCTGCAATTCCTTCTGCATCGCCTCTGGAGCGATAGATGGGTAGCAATCCTTCGCGTCACGAGTCCAAACATTGCGGGCGCCAAGGTGCACTCTGGCGCTCGTAAAGCATGAACGTCCCTTTATCCCGCCGTGAGCCGCCGGATGGCAAAGTCGATTTCGCTGCAAGAAGCGATGAAGTCTACGAAGGACTTTCTTCGCCATCGGCTTAAGTGGATCTATTGGGCGGTGCTTCTTACCGTCCCACCGCATCCGGCGCGGCTTGTATGCGTTATCGATATTCCTGGCAAAGAACCAGAAGGCGTTGATGCTAAGCCCCATCGCTTCAGCGAGGTGCTCTACGCGAATCTCGCTTGGTTTCAAGGCGGTACTCCATTCCCATTAGGCTTTCGAGCTTCCGTTCCATAGCCATTAAGCGATTAACCGTGTCGGTCAAATCGGCAGTTCGCTTGTCGGCCGACTTGAGCGTGTCATCGTTCATCCCAAGTATGAGTAATGCATCGGAGGGAACTCCGAGCTTGGCGGCTATACGCTTCAAGACTTCGATAGACGGTTGCCGATCGCCGCTCTCCACTAAACTGATGTACGGTACGCTGACCTCACTTAGCTTTGCTAATTCGCTGACCTTCAGCGACTTCGCTTGACGCAATATGCGAATGGTCTTTCCCAGCTTGTTGTCCACGCGGAAAGATTCCTTGTATTCAGTATGTTGGACAGATCGTTCGTTCGCCGACCTTATGACATCAAGACGCAAAAGATTTGGTCAACCTTGCCTTCCAGGAGAGACGTGAAAGCCTCGACTTGAAATTCAACATTCACCACATCCACCGCGGGGCAAGTCTGTCCCCACCGAGCAACATGCTCGATGGTTTCAGCAAGCTTAGCCGCGTCATCCATAACCCCCCGCAGCTCACGACCTTTTCCCTGCTCAATTTTTTTGAGCAGTTTGCGAAGGGTAACCGCACGCCTTTCGGCATCGCGGAACACGTCGCGGGGTCGAGTTGCGGAACCTCGAAGCGTTTTTGCTTTCATGGAAAAACTCCTTTGTTGAAAGCGGGCTCCAGGAACGATTAACGGATAGGCACGGGAGCCGATCCGTTTGGGGAGTCATGGCCATCTGCGACGACGTTCGTCGCAGTCCTCAACCGCTGCCACCCTTGGGGTGGAGGTGCGGCGGTCCCGCCATGCCAGCGGCACGGCAGGCTCGCCTCCGGCACTTAGCCGGCGGGTTTGGTCAGAGCCCACGCAATGAGGTTCAGCGAATTGTCAAAGAACAAGCCTGTTGATTCAGGCGTAGCGGATGATGAGCTTTGCCGATCGCGTTGTCAACAGCAGTGAAATTATTAACTGACCTACTGCTTCGCCCCCTCCTGTGAGGCATCGTCTAGAACGAAGCCCCAGTTGGCCCCCACGCCGATCCAACGTAACCTGTGACGTCCACTACCTTTGGCCCGGTAGCTCAGTTGGTTAGAGCAGGGAACTCATAATTCCTTGGTCGGGGGTTCAAGTCCCTCCCGGGCTACTTTTGCCGTGACGGCACGCCCTCTCCCCGATTTCCGGGGGCTCGTGCGTCGCGCCCCCGTGGCGTCTTCTCGTTGGGCGCTGGCGGTTCTGATGACCCGACGCCGTTGGTGGATGGCGATGTGGTGGCGAGAGCCCGGTCGTCGGGTTCGTGCCGGTTGTTGGGGTGATGCGCTGTTGCTCGACAACTTCGGGGCGTTCAAGCACGATGGAGGCTTCTTTGCCCTCCCACGATTGACCCGTCACGACCCAGGTCTGCCGTCGCGATGAAGGTGGAACGCCCCGCCGTTTTGATCGGACTTCTGGCCCTGCTGGCTGTCGCGATCACGGCGGCGTACGGGCCGTTGTTGATGGAGGAGGCCGGCAATCTCTGGCGGCGGTCGCACTACCAGCACTTCCCGTTCGTGTTGTTGGCGTCGGTGTTGCTCTTCGCCCGCGGATTGGCGGACCCCGGTCCGGACGAGCCGCCGCACAAGGCGTGGGCTTGGGTGGGGGGGATCGCCTCGTGGCTGCTCCTGGGATTGGCGTCCTTGATCCCCTCGCCGCTGTTCGCGTCCGCGTCGCTGTTGCTCCTTCTCGGTGCGGGCGGCTGTGTGCTTGCTCGCAGGGCCGACGCGCCGTTCCCCCTGGCTTCGTGGGCGCTGGCGTGGCTCGTGCTGCCGCCGCCGCTAGGGCTCGACCACAAGCTGATCGGCACGTTGCAGCGCTCCAGCAGTTGGCTCGCCGGGAAGGCGCTGGATGTGATGGGCGTCAACCACCTGATGGACGGCAACGCCCTGGTGCTCATCGACAAGACGTTGTTCGTTGACGAGGCGTGCAGCGGAATCGTATCGGCTATTTCGATCGTCACGTGCGCCGCGATGTACGCCGTCTGGCGCCGCCGTGGACTGGCGCATGGCCTCTTGTTGATGGCTACAGCCGCGGGGTGGTCCGTGCTGATCAACGTCATGCGGATCGTCAGCATCGCGCTGGCGCACCGGTGGGCGGGCGCCGACTGGGCCGAGGGTCTGCCGCACACGATGGTCGGTATTGCCGCGTTCGCGCTCAGCCTCCTGACGCTTGTGGCGACCGATTGGCTGCTCAAGGCGGCGCTGGCAGAGGTCGGCCCGCGATGGCGCCAACTGACGGGCGAACCGCTGCGGTTTGGCTCGCTGTTGGTGAACGCCTGGGACCGCTTCATCGCGACCTCCGGTCGGCCTGTCGAGAAGCCCGCCTACGCGGGGTCGTTCAGTTGGGGCTGGCTGCTGACCGGTTCGGTAGGGCTCGGAGCGACGCTCGTCGCCACGCTGGCCTTCGCCTCCCTCGGCGCGGCGCAGCTCGTGTGGCTTACCACTCCCGAGCGGGCCAAGCTTAACTTCCCGGACGTCGGGGCGTTCGCCGCCGGGCTTCAGAACGGGGCGATGCCCGACCGGTTGCTTGGAATGCAGCTCATCCATACCGAGCACCAACAGCGCGACAGAGATTCGATCTTCGGCGCTAACTCGGTGATCTACGAGTACAAGCACGGGAACGGCGATGTCTATCTTGTGTCGTGTGACTTCCCGTTCGTGGGGGGATGGCACGAACTGTCGGTCTGTTATCGGGGCATCGGGTGGCGCCTCGATGGCCGAGAGGTCGAAGTCGTGAGCGCCGGTGGGGAGGCCTACGAATTCGCCCGGCTTGAACTCACAAGACCGGACGGCCGATCGGCGCTTGTCGACTTCTGCGCGACGGGCATCGACGGCGCTCCGATCAAGGCGCCGGCCTTGACGCTCGTTGAGAGCCTCTTCGAAGCCTTCTCACGCCGCGAGTCGTACGCCGACGCACGACAGACGTACCAGGTGCAGGTTCTTACCGAACGGATCGAAGAGATCTCCGACGCCGACCGCGAGGTCGCTAAAAACCTGCTGGACGAGGCGCGGAAGCGCGTCGCAGCGGTCGCCGAATCCCTGTGAACGCGGCCGCGGCGAGTCCGCGACGCGAGTGACAGGAGGGGAACGGGCTATTGGCCCTTCAAGAGTCGCGTCATGGCCTCGCCAGTATCGCCATGGTGTCGCTCACCAAGGCATCCATGAAGAAAGCCACCCGTGCGAATCACGCGGGTGGCTTTGTTGTAATGCTAGAGCGGGTATTCAGAGGATCAGCCGCGGTCGGCAGGCCGACGAGCGACCATCAAGCCAAGGCCGCCAGCGACCAGGCTGCCGAACAGAGCGGCCGTGGGCTCGGGGATCGCGGCCGGAGCAATTCCGAATCCAGTCAACAGGCCAGCGCCGGTCGTGCCAATCGTCTCAAAGCGAATCGACGGGTCCGTGAAGGAGGTAAAGGATACTGAATCCAGATCGACAGGCTCGATCAGGGCAAGGTTGCTGTTGGCAGTAGAAACGCCGCCGCCCGACCAAGCCGATCCGGGGTCGCTGCCGGGCATGCCGAACGTGTCAGTTGTCATGCCGCCCAATTGCACGACGAGGGAATCGTCGCCATTGAATGTGTAGCCCCTCTCATAATAAGTAGCGCCATTTCCTACGGCAGTAGCTTCCATGTCCGGCGTACCAATCACAATAACGCTGCCCGCTGCAAGCGTGCCGGTGTTTAGCGTAAATCCGGCTGCCGGGGCGCCGCCATTCGTTCCCTGCAACACCGAAAGTCCTGTCACCGCGAAATCAATCGTCGCTCCGGAGATATTCCAAAGCTCAATACCCTTCGGAGAGGTGCCGGAGTTAGTTTCGACGTACTGGCTTATGACGAGGTTACCGTTCGCAGATGACGCTGCGGCGACACACGCAAGAGCAGCCAACAAGGTGCGATTCATAGCGGAGAGTGCCTCGCGGTGAGGTTACGAGAGCGGGCGCAGCCACTCATTGGGGACATTACTGTTCGGTGAGCAGAATCCTTACGACCATCCCGTCCGTCAATTATTTCGGCCTCGATAGTGAGAAGTTTCTCCAACTCTTCATTGCCGAGTGACCAGAATCCCCCCGGTAGGAGGGTTTCGTGCCGCGAAACATCGCAGTCAGCCGGAGTAAGCCGCTCGATCTTTAGGCACAGGCCGCTGTGGCTCGAGAGCGTACAGAGTGCTGGTGGCACGCTTTAAGAAGTTTTTGGCAGTGACAAAGTCGCGATTAACCTAGAGCTTTCTGTTCGCTCGCCTACCGCTGGGGCGGTTCTCGCACGTGTCCCGCAGGTCCAGATCCGCGCCGATCCCGTTGCCACCTGACCCCGCCATGCGGCGGTGGTCGCTGGCGGTCGTTACGACGATCGTATCGGTTGTCGGCCTCTCCACGTTCGCCTACGGCGGCGTAGAGGCGTGGGTCCAACCGCTGTTGATCGCCGCCGCCGGGTTTCTAGCGGTCGTGTCAGCGCGGGCCGGAGGGTACCCCCGGCCTGGCTGGATTTCGGTCTCGCTTGCTCTACTCGTGGCTATCGCCGCGGTTCAATTGGTTCCGTTGCCGCTAGGGGTACTCAACCTGCTTTCTCCTGCTCGGGCCCAGGTCTTAAGCGAGCTCGGCGACGGGTCGTTGGACGGAGCGCCGGCGTGGGCGCCATTGAGCTACTACTCTCCCTCCACCCGGCAAGCGCTCGCCAGTCTGCTGGTCGCGAGCGCTGTCTTTGCGTCCGTAGCGACAACGGTTCGATCCGCGGAATCCATAACGTGGCTGCTTACGGGACTGTTCGCCGTTGGCGTCGCGCAGTCGTTGCTGGCGATCCTGCAAATGGCGACAGAAGCGCCGGGGGTCTACTGGGACGCCTCCCTCGGCGTCGGTCCGTGGACCGGCAGCTTCGTCAATCACAGTAATTTCAGCCAACTGGTCAACGCGACGTTCGGAGCGGGATTGGGATTGCTGCTGATGCGTTCCAGTGCCGAACGTCGCCTCGCTGGGCGATTGAGTCATGGGTTCAGCTTGCCATCCTATCTGCAGAAGCATGGCAGCGTGCTTGTTGGACTCGCGGTCCAAGCCGTAGCCATCGCCTTATCGCTCAGCCGGGGCGGCGTTATCGGAGTGGCCGCGGCGGCGGCGGTTGTAGCGTTGACGCTGGGTCGACATCGGCGGCTAGGGCCGACGGCATGGGGCCTGCTGGCGGTCCCCGCCATCTCGATCGCCGGCCTGCTTGCTGTCGGCGCCGACGCTCTGTTCGACCGCATTGATACGCTTGACGAGCGCTCCTCCTACGCCGACCGCATCGAGCTCTCGAAAGCGACGTTGCGGGTCGGCCTCTATCATCCCGTAGCCGGGACCGGATTAGGGACGCATCGCTATGTGTTCCCCGCTTACGACACGACGAATTCATCCGCCCTCGCCGAGCAGGCGGACAACGACTACGCCCAGCTCTTCGAGGAAATGGGGGCGCCCGGCGCCGCCCTGGCGGCGATTCTCGTAGTTGTGCTGCTCTTCGCGTTGGAGCGGATCACCCGCACGAGTCGGTCTTCGGTCCGCTACGCCCTCTATGGGGTGCTCTACGCCATCGTGGCTTGTGGCGCGCAAAGCCTGACAGACTTCGGCTTGCGGCTGCCGGCAGTGTATTGCACGATACCCGCGTTAGCAGGCTTGGTCCCGGCGGTGTCGGGGATCGCTGCCGGCAAGACGCCGACGTTCATCGCTCGACCGAACCTGTCGACACTTGGCGTCGTCGCGACAGCGCTGGGGGCTGCCGGGTGGCTAAGCTACCAAGCGTGGCTCGACTATCGCGGAGAACGCTGGTTCTCCGTTGCCCAGGCGACGGAGCGGCTCATCCACCGCGACGACTGGGAGCCGACGCAGAACGATTACATCAACCTGTTGGCCGCCTCGGAAACGGCCTACGCGATCCGACCGCACGACGTTGAATACGCCTATTGGCTCAACGCCTATCGCTGGGAGGCGTTTACGGTCGGCGTCGATGCCACTCAGGTGGTTCAGTCACCCGTCGGCGCCAAAGTCGCCGAGCGCCTGGTCGCCGAGATCGCGTCGGCGCGGCGATTGTGCCCGACTTTCGGGCCGTTATACACGCTCGAAGGACAGGTGCTTCTAACGATGCAAGACCCGCGGGCGTTTGCACGCATCGAAGAGGGGCGCGAGCTTTCTCCAGGCGATCCTGAGGCAAGTTATATCGCCGGCTACGCCGCATGCTTGCAGGACCCGCCCGACCATTTGCGGGCGGAACAGCTGTTGAGCCGGGCCGTCGCCCTCCGTCCCCCCTTGTTTGTCGATACGGTGCGGGTCTGGGTCAACACCTTCGGAGACGAAGAGTTCCCGATCCGCCTCGCCGACGACAACCCAGAACGCCTCAGGCAAGTCGCGCAAGTGCTCCGTGAGGTTGGGGGTCACAACGAAACGGTCGAGGAAGTCTTACAGAGTGCGGCGGTGGTTTCCCGAGAGCGGGTCGCCGCCGGTAAGGCCAGTCCGTCTCAAATCGCCGCGACGGCGGAGTGCTCGGCGGCGGAAGGGGCCTTGGAAGAAGCGGCACAGCTTTACCGCCAGGCGCTGGCTCGTAGTCACGCCAATGTGAACTGGCGGCTCGCGCTAACCGACGTGCTGACGAAACTCCAACGGTACGACGAGGCATTCCGCGAAGCGCGGCTTTGCCTGCGGATCAAGCCGGGTTGGCAGCCGGCGATCCAGCGGATGGAGCAGCTCAGTCTGCTCGCGCCTCCCGATGAACCGTTGCAGCCGACACCGGCAATGCCCGTCAGAAGCGAAGGCGCTGATGCCGTGCCGCCCCCCGCGGGTTGATCGTCACCGCCGAGGGTCGTGACCGCCTGCGTAACCGACAGAATCAGACCGTGCGCAGCGAGTCTTGGTATCGGCTGCGTAACGTGGAATGAAACTTTGGCCTTCACTTCGGCTCAACGTTATGATGCGAGTCGGCGAAATCGTCTCCCCGCCGGCGCCCTCGTCCGCAGGACGCCTACGCATTTGACCGGCCCCCCGACACCGCAGGCCCACCGCCTTCAACTAGCGTAGGAACGTGATGGCGTCGTCTCCCGCTAATCCCTACGCGCCGACGCCTGTCGCTATGAGCCACGTAAGTCCGCTGGCGACGGCGGCCATGAGCGTGGATCAAGAGGACGACTCGGATGGCGTGAACGTCTTGGCGGTCGCGTGGCAGAGCCGTTGGCTGATTCTGCTCTTCACCCTGCTGGGCGGCGTGGCGGCGTGGGCGTACCTGCAACAGGCCACCCCGCGGTACACCAGTCTGTCTCGTATCTTCGTCGAGCAGAAGCTGCCGAGCGTTCTCGCCGGCGAGTCACTCGGCGCCTTCTCCACCAAGCACCTGTATACCCAAGCCCAGTTGATCTGCTCGCCTTCGGTTCTCAACGCCGCAATTGAAGCGCCAGAGAACGTCGGCATTGAGACTTTCCGCAACACCGATAACCCACTCGCACTGCTGCGAGAAGAGATCGAGGTTGTTGTCGGTGAACGCGACGACATCATCAACATCTCGATCGAACTGGAGAACCCGACCGACGCGGCCCAGATCGTGAATTCGGTGGTCGACGCTTACATCACCAAGTACGCCGAAGAGCGTCGTTCCGATGTTGTTGATGTGGTGAACATCCTCCGCAGTGAGAAACAGCGCAGCGACCAAGACCTCGAAGAACGCCGCCAAGCGCTCGACGAGTTCCGACGCGACCATGTCACGCTCGCCGTGCAATCGAAAGAGGGGCGAGAGGGCAACGTCGTCACCGAGTTGTTCGCAGCGCTGTCGCGTGAACTAAACGCGACTCAGATCGAGCTGCTCGAAGCGAAGACACGCTATGCCCGTGCCCAGAAGATGCTCGAGAACCCCGACCAGATTCCCTTCTTGATGGAGCTGGCCCGCACTGCCCAGGCAGGCTCGCGTAGCGGTGACCTCGACGGTCAAATCCAGATGATGGAGCAGAACCTCATTGCCCAGCAGGCGAAGTGGGGGCCGGGTTACCCCGCGGTGCGGCTGCTAGAGGAGTCGCTGGCGAAACTCCGAGAACGTCGCGCCGAACAGCAGCAAGCGACCCTTAACGCCTATGTCGATGGCCTGCGTCAAAACTACGAACTCCTCGCGCAGCGTCGTGACGAACTCCAGAAGGCCTACGACAAGCAATTCGCTCTAGCGACTGAAGTCAGCCAACAGGCGGCTAAGTTGGCCGATCTGCAAGAGGCCTACGAACAGACCTCCGAGTACTGCGACACGCTCAACAAGCAGATCCGCGAGGTGAATCTCAGCGAGAATGTTGGGGCCATGAACGTGTCGATCCTCGAAGTCGCCACGCCCGGCATCCAGACATTCCCGGGTCGTCGCAAGACGCTCTCGCTAGGCCTGGCGTTCGGCAGCATGCTGGGTTTCGGATTGGCGTGGCTCCGCAGCATGCTCGACCAGCGGCTTAAGTCCATCGAAGAGATCGCTTCGGTGATGCAGCTTCCGGTGATCGGCGCCGTACCGCTCATGGCGGGGTCGCGCGGTCGAGAGGGTGATCGCAGTGTCGGCGGACGGCTTGTCGCGCTGCAGCCGCGTTCGACCGCGGCCGAGGCGATCCGCACATTACGGACTGCGCTGTACTTTGGGATTGGCGGGGAATCCAAGACCTTCGTGGTGACCTCACCCGCTCCCGGTGACGGCAAGTCCACGGTGGCGAGCAATCTGGCGATTGCTATGGCCCAGGCGAACCAGCGGGTGCTGCTAATCGACGCTGATATGCGGAAGCCGACACAGCACGAGACCTTTGGCATGACGCCGACCACCGGGTTTTCGGACGTGCTGACGGGCGCTGTTCTCGCGATCGAGGCGGTCGTTTCCGGCGTTGCGCCCAACTTGGACCTCTTGCCGTGCGGCCCGATCCCGCCGAATCCCGTCGAGTTGCTTAACAACGGCATGTTTAGCGAAGTGCTAGAGCAGTTGTTGCGGCAATACGACCAAATTGTCATCGACTCGCCGCCGGTGATGCCCGTCGCTGACTCCCGGATGATCTCAGCGATGGTGGACTGCTCGCTCCTAGTCTTGCGTGCCGAGCGCTCGACACGGCGGATAAGTGTTGGCGCCCGCGACGAACTGCTTCGAGTACGGACCCAGCGGCTTGGCGTTGTGGTCAACGCGGCGCCGATCCACCGGTCGAACTTTGGAGGCTACTCCGGTTACGGCTACGGGAGCTACGGCCAAGTTGCGTATGGGCATGAGGACGCCGCTGAAGCGCGTCCAGCCGTGCGGCGGCGCCTCAAATCGATGGCCGATGAGGACCTGACGTCTATCGACGGTTAGCACTCAGGTACGCGAGTGAGTCGGGTTGGTTCCGCGGCGAGTTAGCAGCTCGCAGCCCCTTGCTTTGTGCATAACATTTGCGATTTGGGTTGCCCGC from Botrimarina mediterranea encodes:
- a CDS encoding O-antigen ligase family protein; amino-acid sequence: MPPDPAMRRWSLAVVTTIVSVVGLSTFAYGGVEAWVQPLLIAAAGFLAVVSARAGGYPRPGWISVSLALLVAIAAVQLVPLPLGVLNLLSPARAQVLSELGDGSLDGAPAWAPLSYYSPSTRQALASLLVASAVFASVATTVRSAESITWLLTGLFAVGVAQSLLAILQMATEAPGVYWDASLGVGPWTGSFVNHSNFSQLVNATFGAGLGLLLMRSSAERRLAGRLSHGFSLPSYLQKHGSVLVGLAVQAVAIALSLSRGGVIGVAAAAAVVALTLGRHRRLGPTAWGLLAVPAISIAGLLAVGADALFDRIDTLDERSSYADRIELSKATLRVGLYHPVAGTGLGTHRYVFPAYDTTNSSALAEQADNDYAQLFEEMGAPGAALAAILVVVLLFALERITRTSRSSVRYALYGVLYAIVACGAQSLTDFGLRLPAVYCTIPALAGLVPAVSGIAAGKTPTFIARPNLSTLGVVATALGAAGWLSYQAWLDYRGERWFSVAQATERLIHRDDWEPTQNDYINLLAASETAYAIRPHDVEYAYWLNAYRWEAFTVGVDATQVVQSPVGAKVAERLVAEIASARRLCPTFGPLYTLEGQVLLTMQDPRAFARIEEGRELSPGDPEASYIAGYAACLQDPPDHLRAEQLLSRAVALRPPLFVDTVRVWVNTFGDEEFPIRLADDNPERLRQVAQVLREVGGHNETVEEVLQSAAVVSRERVAAGKASPSQIAATAECSAAEGALEEAAQLYRQALARSHANVNWRLALTDVLTKLQRYDEAFREARLCLRIKPGWQPAIQRMEQLSLLAPPDEPLQPTPAMPVRSEGADAVPPPAG
- a CDS encoding reverse transcriptase domain-containing protein — its product is MKPSEIRVEHLAEAMGLSINAFWFFARNIDNAYKPRRMRWDGKKHRPIDPLKPMAKKVLRRLHRFLQRNRLCHPAAHGGIKGRSCFTSARVHLGARNVWTRDAKDCYPSIAPEAMQKELQALSFRNDTSKALVLLFTYRGAVPQGSPISGDALNIFFWRLDQLLASMAGSLKLGYSRSADDFVFSGDDRDAGDQITACLENELLNRGMKINRKKKEESGHQTASDERLVHSIAVSRRRGTGVCRLHAREALELCRIFVAASRSVSANSIQSVASKRATIQGWLNYCRQADFGPAKTVRQQLEAGDRHVLRKLQSMDLSAKGNKWWYVNSTQGRDEPRRLSATWRAKQAKKSADLAGSNA
- a CDS encoding helix-turn-helix domain-containing protein; translation: MDNKLGKTIRILRQAKSLKVSELAKLSEVSVPYISLVESGDRQPSIEVLKRIAAKLGVPSDALLILGMNDDTLKSADKRTADLTDTVNRLMAMERKLESLMGMEYRLETKRDSRRAPR
- a CDS encoding lamin tail domain-containing protein, yielding MNRTLLAALACVAAASSANGNLVISQYVETNSGTSPKGIELWNISGATIDFAVTGLSVLQGTNGGAPAAGFTLNTGTLAAGSVIVIGTPDMEATAVGNGATYYERGYTFNGDDSLVVQLGGMTTDTFGMPGSDPGSAWSGGGVSTANSNLALIEPVDLDSVSFTSFTDPSIRFETIGTTGAGLLTGFGIAPAAIPEPTAALFGSLVAGGLGLMVARRPADRG
- the xrtU gene encoding exosortase U, producing the protein MKVERPAVLIGLLALLAVAITAAYGPLLMEEAGNLWRRSHYQHFPFVLLASVLLFARGLADPGPDEPPHKAWAWVGGIASWLLLGLASLIPSPLFASASLLLLLGAGGCVLARRADAPFPLASWALAWLVLPPPLGLDHKLIGTLQRSSSWLAGKALDVMGVNHLMDGNALVLIDKTLFVDEACSGIVSAISIVTCAAMYAVWRRRGLAHGLLLMATAAGWSVLINVMRIVSIALAHRWAGADWAEGLPHTMVGIAAFALSLLTLVATDWLLKAALAEVGPRWRQLTGEPLRFGSLLVNAWDRFIATSGRPVEKPAYAGSFSWGWLLTGSVGLGATLVATLAFASLGAAQLVWLTTPERAKLNFPDVGAFAAGLQNGAMPDRLLGMQLIHTEHQQRDRDSIFGANSVIYEYKHGNGDVYLVSCDFPFVGGWHELSVCYRGIGWRLDGREVEVVSAGGEAYEFARLELTRPDGRSALVDFCATGIDGAPIKAPALTLVESLFEAFSRRESYADARQTYQVQVLTERIEEISDADREVAKNLLDEARKRVAAVAESL
- a CDS encoding GumC family protein gives rise to the protein MSHVSPLATAAMSVDQEDDSDGVNVLAVAWQSRWLILLFTLLGGVAAWAYLQQATPRYTSLSRIFVEQKLPSVLAGESLGAFSTKHLYTQAQLICSPSVLNAAIEAPENVGIETFRNTDNPLALLREEIEVVVGERDDIINISIELENPTDAAQIVNSVVDAYITKYAEERRSDVVDVVNILRSEKQRSDQDLEERRQALDEFRRDHVTLAVQSKEGREGNVVTELFAALSRELNATQIELLEAKTRYARAQKMLENPDQIPFLMELARTAQAGSRSGDLDGQIQMMEQNLIAQQAKWGPGYPAVRLLEESLAKLRERRAEQQQATLNAYVDGLRQNYELLAQRRDELQKAYDKQFALATEVSQQAAKLADLQEAYEQTSEYCDTLNKQIREVNLSENVGAMNVSILEVATPGIQTFPGRRKTLSLGLAFGSMLGFGLAWLRSMLDQRLKSIEEIASVMQLPVIGAVPLMAGSRGREGDRSVGGRLVALQPRSTAAEAIRTLRTALYFGIGGESKTFVVTSPAPGDGKSTVASNLAIAMAQANQRVLLIDADMRKPTQHETFGMTPTTGFSDVLTGAVLAIEAVVSGVAPNLDLLPCGPIPPNPVELLNNGMFSEVLEQLLRQYDQIVIDSPPVMPVADSRMISAMVDCSLLVLRAERSTRRISVGARDELLRVRTQRLGVVVNAAPIHRSNFGGYSGYGYGSYGQVAYGHEDAAEARPAVRRRLKSMADEDLTSIDG